A region of Moorena producens PAL-8-15-08-1 DNA encodes the following proteins:
- the fusA gene encoding elongation factor G, whose product MKDLTSYRNIGIFAHVDAGKTTTTERILKLTGKIHKIGEVHEGAATTDFMEQEQERGITIQSAATSCFWKDHQLNIIDTPGHVDFTIEVYRSLKVLDGGVGVFCGSGGVEPQSETNWRYANDSKVARIIYVNKLDRLGADFYRVVKQVEDVLGAKPLVMVLPIGTENDFVGLVDLLTRKAWVWDESGDPMNYELQDVPADMVDDVETYREQLIEMAVEQDDEVMEQYLEGEEPDIESLKRCIRKGTRDLAFFPTYCGSSFKNKGVQLVLDAVVDYLPNPTEVKPQPEIDLEGNETGTLAYVDPEKPLRALAFKIMDDRFGALTFTRIYSGTLSKGDTVLNTFTGKTERIGRLVEMHADSREEINSAQAGDIVAIVGMKNVQTGHTLCDPKNPATLEPMVFPDPVISIAIAPKKKGGSEKMGIALSKMVQEDPSFHVETDQESGETIIKGMGELHLDIKVDILKRTHGVEVEVGKPQVAYRESITKRIEDSYTHKKQSGGSGQYGKIDYIIEPGETGTGFQFESKVTGGNVPREFWPAVQKGFESSIQKGLLAGFPCVDFKVTLTDGAYHPVDSSAIAFEIAARAAYRQSFGKASPQLLEPIMKVDVFTPEDYMGDVIGDLNRRRGMIKSQEKTLTGARIKADAPLSEMFGYIGDLRTMTSGRGQFSMEFSHYAPCPNNVAEEVIKEVKEREEAAK is encoded by the coding sequence ATGAAAGACCTCACTAGTTATCGAAATATAGGTATCTTTGCTCACGTGGACGCAGGCAAGACAACTACGACGGAGAGGATACTAAAACTTACCGGGAAAATCCACAAAATTGGTGAGGTTCACGAAGGTGCAGCTACAACGGACTTTATGGAACAGGAACAAGAGCGCGGTATTACTATTCAGTCTGCCGCCACCAGTTGTTTCTGGAAAGACCACCAACTCAACATTATTGATACCCCAGGTCACGTAGACTTTACCATTGAAGTTTACCGTTCTCTGAAGGTTCTCGACGGTGGCGTTGGTGTTTTCTGTGGCTCAGGTGGTGTAGAACCCCAGTCAGAAACTAACTGGCGCTACGCCAATGACTCAAAAGTTGCTCGGATTATCTACGTAAACAAACTTGACCGTCTGGGGGCTGATTTCTACCGAGTTGTTAAGCAGGTAGAAGATGTCCTTGGTGCTAAGCCTCTGGTAATGGTACTGCCGATCGGAACTGAGAACGATTTTGTGGGTTTAGTAGATTTGCTAACCCGTAAGGCATGGGTATGGGATGAGTCTGGGGATCCCATGAACTATGAGCTTCAAGATGTTCCCGCCGACATGGTTGATGATGTAGAAACCTACCGCGAGCAGTTAATTGAAATGGCTGTGGAGCAGGATGACGAGGTGATGGAACAGTATCTAGAAGGGGAAGAACCAGATATCGAAAGCCTTAAGCGTTGCATTCGCAAGGGAACTCGTGATCTGGCTTTCTTCCCTACCTACTGCGGTTCATCCTTCAAGAATAAAGGGGTGCAGTTGGTACTTGATGCTGTAGTTGACTACCTCCCGAATCCCACTGAAGTCAAACCCCAGCCAGAAATCGATCTAGAAGGTAACGAAACCGGTACACTGGCCTATGTTGACCCAGAAAAACCTTTGCGTGCCTTGGCATTTAAGATCATGGATGACCGCTTTGGTGCTCTGACCTTTACCCGTATCTACTCAGGAACCTTATCCAAGGGTGACACAGTACTTAATACCTTCACCGGTAAAACTGAGCGTATTGGTCGTTTGGTAGAAATGCATGCGGATTCCAGGGAAGAAATTAACTCTGCCCAGGCAGGTGATATTGTTGCCATCGTTGGCATGAAAAATGTCCAGACTGGGCATACCCTCTGTGATCCGAAAAATCCTGCTACTCTTGAGCCGATGGTCTTCCCAGACCCCGTGATTTCCATTGCGATCGCACCTAAGAAAAAAGGTGGCTCTGAGAAAATGGGCATTGCCCTGAGCAAGATGGTACAGGAAGACCCATCTTTCCACGTTGAAACTGACCAGGAAAGTGGCGAAACGATCATTAAGGGCATGGGTGAGCTGCACCTAGACATTAAGGTTGATATCCTGAAACGGACTCATGGCGTTGAGGTGGAGGTAGGTAAGCCCCAAGTGGCATACCGTGAGTCCATTACTAAGCGCATCGAAGACAGCTATACCCACAAGAAGCAGTCTGGTGGTTCTGGTCAATATGGTAAAATCGATTACATTATTGAACCTGGTGAAACCGGTACTGGCTTCCAGTTTGAGTCCAAGGTCACTGGTGGTAATGTCCCCAGAGAATTTTGGCCTGCTGTGCAAAAGGGCTTTGAAAGCAGTATTCAAAAGGGTCTGTTGGCTGGATTCCCTTGTGTGGACTTCAAGGTTACCTTGACCGATGGTGCCTACCACCCCGTAGACTCATCGGCTATAGCCTTTGAAATTGCGGCCAGGGCTGCTTATCGGCAATCCTTTGGCAAGGCTTCACCTCAATTGTTAGAGCCAATTATGAAAGTGGATGTCTTCACCCCAGAAGATTACATGGGGGATGTAATTGGTGACCTCAATCGCCGCCGTGGGATGATTAAGTCTCAGGAGAAAACTCTTACTGGTGCTCGAATTAAGGCAGATGCACCCTTGAGTGAGATGTTTGGCTATATTGGTGACCTGCGTACTATGACATCTGGTCGTGGTCAGTTCTCAATGGAGTTCTCCCACTACGCCCCTTGCCCAAATAATGTGGCAGAAGAGGTAATTAAGGAAGTGAAAGAACGCGAGGAAGCCGCTAAATAA
- a CDS encoding glycoside hydrolase family 9 protein, whose protein sequence is MKIDRRFFIGWISAIAYGIFSKVNAQPYNPAGRGKIVINQIGYYPTGPKLAFLINAPNSENKQVELVDLITHKTVFVTNLGNSVKDKASNDKIRVIDFTKFDKSGSYYLKYGYSQSYPFGIGKEIYKDTFTKLLRSYYLQRCGVAVNDSVSGVKHPPCHLKDGIIAHNDEFHKAGDLKSAQGGWHDAGDFGKYVAPMTVTIGRLLSLYEQYPKLFRDKQLTIPESGNGRPDLLDEVKVGLDWLLKMQREDGAVYRKLSGKNWPGEILPNQDTQARYIFGISTPETGKFAAVMAMAARVYTPFDKQQAQTYLQAAQKAWGFLQKQRSMKVDWQEGDDTGSGKYLFGEWDQQESLKTDQDDRFWAAVELFITTGETSYEKYLAKTIKAFDYSDFGWKDPSSLAMVNYLVQKQRKRSDKLKLEITARLMRRADTLMEKINRSGYRLAIDKFHWASNHKVAEEGITLLYAYRITGNRGYYKAAVEQLDYLLGRNHFNLCFITGVGSNSVRNVHHRISRAKKIVIPGLMVGGPNTDAQDEIAPKGLGMLSYVDDERSWATNEYAIDYNASVIALMGMVIAQT, encoded by the coding sequence ATGAAAATAGATAGAAGATTTTTTATCGGCTGGATCAGTGCGATCGCTTATGGAATTTTTTCCAAGGTTAATGCTCAACCCTATAATCCAGCAGGTAGAGGAAAAATTGTTATCAATCAAATAGGTTATTACCCAACTGGACCTAAGTTGGCGTTCTTAATCAATGCCCCCAATTCGGAAAACAAGCAGGTTGAACTTGTTGATTTAATCACTCACAAAACGGTTTTTGTGACCAACCTGGGAAACTCTGTAAAGGATAAAGCTAGTAATGATAAGATTAGGGTTATTGATTTTACTAAATTCGATAAATCAGGTAGCTATTACCTCAAATACGGCTATAGTCAATCTTATCCCTTTGGTATTGGTAAAGAAATTTATAAGGATACCTTTACAAAGCTACTCCGGTCTTACTATTTGCAACGGTGCGGTGTTGCTGTAAATGATTCAGTATCTGGAGTAAAACATCCCCCCTGCCATCTCAAAGATGGGATTATTGCCCACAACGATGAGTTTCATAAAGCTGGTGACTTGAAATCTGCCCAAGGTGGCTGGCATGATGCTGGGGATTTTGGTAAATATGTTGCGCCAATGACAGTCACCATCGGACGGTTGTTAAGCTTGTACGAGCAATATCCTAAATTATTTAGGGATAAGCAATTAACTATACCAGAAAGCGGAAATGGTAGACCTGACCTACTCGATGAGGTCAAAGTAGGATTAGATTGGCTGTTGAAGATGCAGCGGGAGGATGGTGCTGTCTACCGCAAGCTGTCAGGAAAAAATTGGCCAGGGGAAATTCTACCCAATCAAGATACTCAAGCACGGTACATTTTTGGGATTTCGACACCTGAGACTGGCAAGTTTGCAGCAGTAATGGCAATGGCTGCTAGAGTTTACACTCCCTTTGACAAGCAACAAGCTCAAACCTACTTACAAGCAGCTCAGAAAGCCTGGGGGTTTCTCCAAAAACAGCGGTCTATGAAGGTGGATTGGCAAGAAGGAGATGACACCGGTTCAGGTAAGTATCTTTTTGGAGAGTGGGATCAGCAAGAATCCTTAAAAACAGATCAAGATGACCGCTTCTGGGCAGCCGTAGAACTGTTTATTACTACAGGGGAGACTAGCTACGAGAAATACTTAGCTAAAACTATCAAAGCCTTTGACTATAGTGATTTTGGTTGGAAAGATCCCTCTTCTCTAGCAATGGTTAACTATTTGGTGCAGAAACAAAGGAAGAGGTCAGACAAACTGAAATTAGAAATCACAGCTAGGCTGATGCGAAGGGCTGATACTCTGATGGAAAAGATTAACCGTAGTGGCTACCGTTTAGCTATTGATAAATTCCATTGGGCATCTAATCACAAGGTAGCTGAAGAAGGAATTACGCTACTGTATGCCTACCGCATCACTGGGAATAGAGGCTACTACAAGGCAGCTGTTGAGCAGTTAGATTATTTGCTGGGGCGGAATCATTTTAATCTTTGCTTTATTACCGGTGTTGGTAGCAACTCCGTGCGTAATGTTCATCACCGGATTTCCCGAGCTAAAAAAATTGTTATCCCTGGTCTGATGGTAGGGGGTCCTAATACTGATGCCCAGGATGAGATTGCTCCTAAAGGGTTGGGAATGTTGAGTTATGTGGATGATGAGCGCTCTTGGGCTACTAATGAATATGCGATTGATTACAATGCTTCGGTGATTGCCTTGATGGGGATGGTGATCGCACAGACTTAA
- the panB gene encoding 3-methyl-2-oxobutanoate hydroxymethyltransferase, with protein sequence MAVTIKQLNQWKQQERQIVVLTAADYAIAQLLDEAGVDIIMVGDSLGMVTLGYSTTLPVTLEEMIHHAKAVCRGVKRALVVCDLPFLSYQESPQQAIHSAGRVLKETGALAVKLEGGYPAMAETVGRLTAVGIPVMGHVGLTPQSIHLLGLRQQGKTAETGERILQDAIALEQAGAFAIVLEHIPPDLARSITQKLTIPTIGIGAGPHCDGQVLVTADLLGLSERQPPFAKSYVNLRQVITQAVQEFSTEVRSGKFPLDP encoded by the coding sequence ATGGCAGTTACTATCAAGCAGTTGAATCAATGGAAACAACAGGAGCGCCAGATTGTGGTGCTGACCGCTGCGGATTATGCGATCGCTCAGCTGTTGGATGAAGCGGGAGTAGACATAATCATGGTCGGGGATTCTCTAGGAATGGTTACGCTGGGTTACTCCACAACGCTGCCAGTCACCCTTGAGGAAATGATTCACCATGCCAAAGCGGTGTGTCGCGGTGTTAAACGGGCATTAGTGGTTTGTGATTTGCCGTTTTTGAGTTATCAGGAAAGTCCTCAGCAGGCAATCCACTCTGCCGGTAGAGTGTTGAAGGAAACTGGGGCATTGGCAGTGAAGTTGGAGGGAGGATATCCTGCCATGGCTGAAACGGTGGGGAGGCTTACCGCTGTGGGAATTCCGGTGATGGGTCATGTAGGTTTAACACCCCAGTCTATTCATCTGCTAGGTTTACGGCAACAAGGAAAAACAGCGGAAACTGGGGAGCGGATTTTACAGGATGCGATCGCATTGGAGCAAGCTGGTGCCTTTGCTATCGTTTTAGAACATATTCCACCGGATTTAGCAAGGTCAATTACACAAAAATTAACTATTCCCACCATTGGCATTGGAGCTGGACCCCACTGTGATGGGCAGGTGTTAGTGACAGCAGATTTACTAGGACTTTCAGAGCGTCAGCCACCCTTTGCTAAGTCTTATGTCAATTTGCGCCAGGTAATTACCCAAGCCGTGCAGGAGTTTAGTACAGAGGTTCGTTCTGGAAAATTTCCATTAGACCCATAA
- a CDS encoding glycosyltransferase family 2 protein has translation MSEPLISAIICTHNREEYLGAAIDSLLQQDFADYEVIVVDNASSDRTRNIVDQRLDNSRLNYVYEPVLGLSVARNTGAATASAPILAYLDDDAVASPRWLKTIYEAYQSNEKLAIAGGKVTLLWPDGITSPTWLSPDLAGNLGAYDLGETLVEIQNPGLTPRGLNYSIRRTFLEKIGGFDVNLGRVGKNLLSNEELHMTELALQDGWQVAYLPDALVAHNVAPERINKRWFLNRGWWQGISECYREQLVGRAGTAQFLRGGERMIRGIYKSLKHFRNPALRFDNLVYAYGQIGYLSAVIKGMLQRSNSSLSHNQSSH, from the coding sequence ATGTCAGAGCCTCTAATTTCTGCCATCATCTGCACCCACAATCGTGAAGAATATTTGGGTGCAGCCATTGATAGCTTGCTACAGCAGGATTTTGCCGATTATGAAGTAATTGTGGTCGATAATGCCTCAAGCGATCGCACCCGTAACATAGTTGACCAACGCTTAGACAACTCTCGACTAAACTATGTTTATGAACCCGTACTTGGTTTATCCGTAGCTCGTAACACCGGGGCTGCCACTGCCTCTGCTCCTATTTTAGCTTATCTGGATGATGATGCCGTTGCCAGTCCCCGTTGGCTTAAGACAATTTACGAAGCTTATCAAAGTAACGAGAAACTAGCAATTGCTGGTGGTAAAGTAACCCTATTGTGGCCAGATGGCATTACCTCTCCGACCTGGTTATCACCAGACCTAGCCGGAAATTTGGGAGCTTATGACCTAGGGGAAACCCTAGTTGAAATCCAAAATCCTGGTTTGACTCCCAGAGGTTTAAATTACTCGATCAGGCGGACTTTCCTGGAGAAAATCGGTGGTTTTGATGTCAATTTAGGTCGTGTGGGTAAAAATCTGTTATCTAATGAAGAGTTACATATGACAGAATTAGCTCTCCAGGATGGTTGGCAGGTTGCTTATCTACCTGATGCTCTAGTAGCTCACAATGTTGCCCCAGAACGAATCAATAAACGTTGGTTTTTGAATCGTGGTTGGTGGCAAGGTATTAGCGAGTGTTACCGTGAACAATTGGTTGGTCGTGCTGGTACTGCCCAATTTTTACGGGGAGGTGAACGAATGATCCGAGGAATCTACAAATCCTTGAAGCACTTCCGCAATCCAGCTCTGCGCTTTGATAATTTGGTTTATGCCTATGGTCAAATCGGTTATCTGAGTGCAGTAATTAAAGGAATGCTACAAAGGAGCAACTCCTCTCTATCCCACAATCAGTCCAGTCATTAA
- a CDS encoding glycosyltransferase family 2 protein: MKSPNTKLPVSVLIPAKNEEANLPACLESVNRADEVFVVDSQSSDRSIEIVEEYGANIVQFYFDGFWPKKKNWSLENIEFRNQWVLIVDCDERITPELWDEIAVAIENPDYNGYYINRRVFFLGQWIRFGGKYPDWNLRLFKHEKGRYENLKTEGIPNTGDNEVHEHVVLNGKAGYLENDMLHIDFKDIYHWLERHNRYSNWEARVYLNLLTGKDDSGTIGGNLFGDAVQRKRFLKKIWVRLPFKPLLRFILFYFIQLGFLDGKAGYIYGRLLSQYEYQIGVKLYELQKFSGKLNVKKTEPAQTPVTPKQSVVSPNP; this comes from the coding sequence ATGAAATCCCCTAACACTAAACTTCCGGTATCAGTTCTAATTCCAGCCAAAAATGAAGAAGCTAATTTACCAGCTTGTCTTGAGAGTGTTAATAGAGCGGATGAAGTCTTTGTTGTCGATTCCCAAAGTAGCGATCGCTCCATTGAAATTGTGGAAGAATACGGTGCAAACATAGTTCAATTCTATTTTGATGGGTTTTGGCCCAAAAAGAAAAATTGGAGCTTAGAAAATATTGAATTCCGTAATCAATGGGTATTAATTGTTGATTGTGACGAGCGCATTACTCCAGAACTTTGGGATGAAATTGCTGTTGCAATCGAAAATCCAGATTATAATGGCTACTATATCAATCGTAGAGTATTCTTCCTAGGACAATGGATTCGCTTTGGTGGCAAATATCCAGACTGGAATCTACGGTTGTTTAAGCACGAAAAAGGTCGCTACGAAAACCTGAAAACGGAAGGAATTCCCAATACTGGAGACAACGAAGTCCATGAACATGTTGTCCTAAACGGCAAGGCTGGCTATCTTGAAAATGATATGCTGCACATTGACTTTAAGGACATTTACCATTGGCTAGAACGGCACAATCGCTACTCCAATTGGGAAGCTCGTGTCTATCTGAATCTACTAACCGGGAAAGATGACTCTGGCACCATCGGGGGAAATCTGTTTGGAGACGCCGTGCAGCGTAAGCGGTTTCTGAAAAAAATCTGGGTTAGACTACCGTTTAAACCATTACTGCGGTTTATTTTGTTTTACTTTATACAGCTGGGCTTTTTAGATGGAAAAGCTGGGTACATTTATGGACGCCTGTTGAGTCAGTATGAATATCAAATTGGTGTCAAACTCTATGAGTTACAAAAGTTTAGCGGTAAGCTGAATGTAAAAAAAACTGAACCAGCACAGACACCAGTAACGCCAAAGCAATCAGTTGTATCTCCAAATCCCTGA
- the hpsU gene encoding hormogonium polysaccharide biosynthesis acetyltransferase HpsU: MTNDLSKLPALDLEPLVDLRQYDQSWFDRGRPGWFILLWWLVQAIAFPLSPHNFNGFRRWLLQLFGAKMGTNVIIRPTARFTYPWKVEVGDYSWIGDDVVFYSLDRIRIGSHCVISQKCYLCTGSHDMKDPAFGLITSEISVGNGAWIAADCFIAPGVQIGANAVIGARSTVFSNIPEQQVCWGIPARPRYRREIEEIGNRE; the protein is encoded by the coding sequence ATGACTAATGACTTAAGTAAACTACCAGCGTTAGATTTAGAACCCTTAGTGGATTTACGGCAGTACGACCAATCTTGGTTTGACCGAGGACGTCCGGGCTGGTTCATCTTACTCTGGTGGTTAGTGCAAGCGATCGCATTTCCCTTAAGTCCTCATAACTTCAATGGCTTCCGCCGATGGCTGCTACAACTATTTGGAGCCAAGATGGGTACTAATGTGATCATTCGACCCACTGCTCGTTTTACTTACCCCTGGAAAGTAGAAGTTGGTGACTATAGTTGGATTGGGGATGATGTGGTTTTCTACAGCTTGGATAGAATTCGCATTGGTAGTCATTGCGTTATTTCTCAAAAATGTTACCTCTGTACTGGTAGCCACGATATGAAAGACCCAGCCTTTGGTTTAATCACATCTGAGATTAGTGTTGGTAATGGAGCCTGGATTGCCGCCGATTGCTTCATTGCGCCCGGTGTCCAAATTGGAGCCAATGCCGTTATTGGTGCTCGCAGCACTGTGTTTAGTAATATCCCAGAGCAGCAAGTATGCTGGGGAATACCAGCACGCCCCCGCTATCGACGGGAAATCGAGGAGATAGGGAATAGGGAGTAG
- a CDS encoding glutathione S-transferase family protein → MATGMLVNGQWTNEAYQQDPQGRFMRNPTKFRNWIRADGSTDYKPASGRYHLYVSYACPWAHRTLIMRALKGLEEAITLSIVDPFMDKDGWEFSDGPGCIPDTVNGARYLREVYIKGDPNCTGRVTVPVLWDKETGTIVNNESREIIRMFDLEFDGIAQSDISFYPENLREKIDKTIDAIYQPINNGVYRAGFATTQQAYEEGITELFDALDYWEGVLGKQPYLCGDRITEADWCMFTTLLRFDSVYYFHFKCNWQRILDYPNLWNYLKDLYHQPGVEKTCNIDHIKDHYYKSHPFINPSGIVPKGPQINFSD, encoded by the coding sequence ATGGCAACAGGGATGCTCGTTAACGGGCAATGGACTAACGAAGCCTATCAGCAAGACCCCCAAGGGCGATTCATGCGTAATCCCACCAAATTCCGTAATTGGATTCGTGCTGATGGCTCCACAGACTATAAACCAGCCTCTGGACGCTACCATCTCTATGTTTCTTATGCTTGTCCCTGGGCGCACCGCACTCTGATTATGCGAGCCTTAAAGGGATTGGAGGAAGCGATTACCCTGTCCATTGTTGACCCATTTATGGATAAAGATGGATGGGAATTCTCCGATGGGCCTGGTTGTATCCCTGATACAGTCAATGGTGCTCGCTATCTGCGGGAAGTTTATATCAAAGGTGACCCTAACTGTACCGGACGGGTGACAGTTCCAGTACTTTGGGATAAGGAAACTGGCACCATTGTTAATAATGAATCCCGTGAAATTATTCGGATGTTTGACCTAGAGTTCGACGGGATTGCTCAGTCGGATATCAGCTTTTATCCGGAGAATTTACGGGAAAAGATTGATAAAACCATTGATGCCATTTACCAACCTATTAATAATGGTGTGTATCGAGCCGGATTCGCTACTACTCAGCAAGCCTATGAAGAAGGAATAACCGAACTGTTTGATGCCCTTGACTATTGGGAAGGGGTGTTAGGTAAACAGCCTTATCTCTGTGGCGATCGCATTACAGAAGCCGATTGGTGTATGTTTACCACTCTGCTACGCTTTGACTCAGTTTACTATTTCCATTTCAAATGTAATTGGCAACGAATTCTCGATTATCCCAATTTGTGGAATTATCTCAAAGACCTTTATCATCAGCCAGGGGTAGAAAAAACTTGTAATATTGACCATATTAAGGATCATTATTATAAGAGTCATCCGTTTATTAATCCCTCGGGAATTGTTCCAAAAGGACCACAAATTAATTTTAGTGATTAA